From the genome of Eucalyptus grandis isolate ANBG69807.140 chromosome 2, ASM1654582v1, whole genome shotgun sequence, one region includes:
- the LOC104424675 gene encoding protein transport protein SEC13 homolog B, whose protein sequence is MPPQKIESGHKDTVHDLAMDYYGKRLATASSDHTINVVGVSSSGSQHLATLIGHQGPVWQISWAHPKFGSLLASCSYDGRVIIWREGNPNEWTQAQVFEEHKSSVNSVAWAPHELGLCLACGSSDGNISVFTARQDGGWDTSRIDQAHPVGVTSVSWAPSTAPGALVGSGMMEPVQKLCSGGCDNTVKVWKLYNRVWKLDCFPVLQMHTDWVRDVAWAPNLGLPKSTIASASQDGRVIIWTVAKEGDQWQGKVLYDFRTPVWRVSWSLTGNILAVADGNNNVSLWNDAVDGEWIQVSTVEP, encoded by the coding sequence ATGCCTCCACAGAAGATTGAAAGTGGACACAAGGACACGGTCCATGATCTGGCGATGGACTACTATGGTAAGAGACTGGCGACAGCGTCGTCGGACCACACCATTAACGTTGTTGGAGTCAGCAGCTCGGGATCTCAGCATCTTGCCACGCTGATCGGCCATCAAGGACCCGTTTGGCAGATATCTTGGGCTCATCCGAAATTCGGGTCTTTGCTTGCTTCGTGCTCGTATGACGGACGGGTTATCATATGGAGAGAAGGTAATCCAAATGAGTGGACGCAGGCACAAGTATTTGAAGAGCACAAATCATCGGTCAATTCCGTTGCTTGGGCTCCTCATGAGCTCGGCCTTTGTCTGGCTTGCGGTTCATCCGATGGGAATATTTCGGTGTTCACTGCTAGACAGGACGGCGGTTGGGATACTTCAAGGATCGATCAGGCTCATCCGGTCGGGGTCACCTCCGTGTCGTGGGCCCCGTCGACTGCCCCTGGTGCACTTGTTGGTTCTGGCATGATGGAACCTGTTCAGAAGCTCTGCTCAGGTGGTTGTGATAACACCGTGAAGGTGTGGAAGCTCTACAACAGGGTCTGGAAGTTGGACTGCTTTCCGGTGCTTCAGATGCACACTGACTGGGTGAGGGACGTTGCCTGGGCACCCAACTTGGGCCTTCCGAAATCGACTATCGCAAGCGCATCGCAGGACGGGAGGGTCATCATATGGACCGTGGCCAAGGAAGGGGATCAATGGCAGGGGAAGGTTTTGTACGATTTTAGGACTCCGGTTTGGAGGGTCTCGTGGTCCCTGACCGGTAACATTTTGGCGGTGGCAGACGGGAATAACAATGTCTCCCTTTGGAACGACGCCGTTGATGGTGAGTGGATCCAGGTTTCAACAGTCGAGCCATAG